The sequence GAATTCACAGCTTTCATCTTCCTGCATCTCTTTCCAAGTCAAGTTCAGGCGGCGGGCTTCCGTTTCAGTCATGAAGTTATGGGTGGCCCAGAGTCGACCATAGTGCTCTTGGCCGATTCTTTGGTTGACCCAAGCGTCCACTACATTGAGTCCTCTCTCTAATGGCTCCGTTCCTTTCCCATTTTCTTCTGGAGCGCAGATAAGAATTTCAATACCCCATCCTGGGATCTCAATTTCTGCAGCTGGCTCGCTTACTGTCTTCCCCAGTTCAGCCTTGTCTTCTGAGCTAGAGGCTAATGTGGCTTGAAAAGCATTGAACGCGGTCCGATTTGGACATTCGCTCGCCTATGTGGCCCTCTACATATGAAACAAGACAGGGGGCAATTGTAATTATTATGTTGTTGTGGCGGCCCCCGCCAGTTGTTTCCTAATCTCTGTTGGGATGGTTTACGGACCCCCTGTGTTTTGTCTCTTCCCTGGTTTGGGAGACTGGATGTTTCTGTTTCCCCCATTTGAGGAAGTTGACTGCTTCCTCACATCTTGCGAGTCAGTGCTAAGGTCGTATAGCTGTTCAGCTGTCGCGTAGGCAGAGGGGAGATCCTGTACTCTCTGTTCATATAATTTTGATTTCGCCCACAGTTTCAGCCCTTCGACAAAGCAAAAGACCTTGTCTTTCTCGGACATATCCCGTATGTCCAACATGAGTCCTGCAAACTGTTTTACGTAGTCCCTGATGTTATCTGTTTGCATCAGCTCTCGGAGTTTTCGTCGAGCCAAGACCTTGACATTTTCAGGGAAAAACTGCGAGcgaagttcttgtttcaatctatcccAAGTATCAATTGTGCATTGTCCTTCCTGTATGTCTGTAAATCGCGATCTCCACCATAGGTTTGCATCTTCAGCCAGATGCATCGTTGCTAGTGTGACTTTTGACTCTTCAGTCACCGTGTTCGTCGccttgaagtattgctcaaAGTCGAAGATAAAGTTTTACAAGGCTTTTGCTTCCCGCACCCCACAGAAGGGTTTCGGTTCTGAGATTTTTATTCTGCTTACTGCCATTGCTCCTCTAGATGAGCTTGGTTCTCTATTGTtcggatggtgagattcaccTTTGCTCTCACATCCACTATCTCGGCTCTGACGATGTCAAGGGCCGATCGAAAGTCTTCAGACAAATCGGTTACCATTTGAAGTATTGCTTTTTGGGAGCTGTCAAACTCTTCGACGCGCTCCTCTGTATGAGCAACAGAGCCCGATGAGCTATCACCACGTTCAAAGCTGCCGGACCGTGCTGTTTTGGTCTATCTCATCATCAGTTCTCTGACGGGTAATCCGTCTAAGCGGCCCACTACCGCATCAATTTCATCGGCTTTCTCAGCAACTTCTTATAGCCGAGTCTCTAGGAAACGGATACTATTTGGGATCTCTCTCAGATAGAGCATTTgctcttccatctctaccaaCCTATCCACATGGGACTTGTTCAGGTTCTTCGTCGCTGATATGATCACTGATCTTTCCCTCTATGAGCCGacttagctctgataccaaatgtcACAATCGTTCTTTCAGGAGCTTCTCTTAGCAATTGTGCAGCACTTGTTCctgctcacgaacaagtcagccaactcgaatacggactgccggtggcacaccgagtgcctctcacAACCTCCACCCCTGTTTtaaggaaaatggttttagaaaacgggtttggagaaaaggttttcgtaagcagtttttgtgagtgtgaataaagaaagaaagattgtagtaggctagaaagcaataagcaacaacaacagctttatagagtactactccagGTATGGGaaagtgatgattagtcttatccccatatagtgcattatgaacaaaaagccaactggcacccttgcatatgcaaaagggcgagtggtccttacaatgaaaatgtaaagaaagcaagttaaCTAAACCGATACAATAcatgatatgaaagtatgctaaaAGGATGTTGGATTGAACATGcagccatgggcaacaggccttGGACAAGCATGACTGTGACACTATGCActcaaataaagataaaaaagtGCCTTATTATACTAATTATCCCTATTAATTTAAACCagcatttttttttacctttttttaaaagatattaatAATCATCTAATTAATCCACCAAAAATACTTCCACTAGAAACGACAAAATCAGAGTACGTGGAGTCGGGTCAGCACCTTTAATTATTGCACATGGATAACGATTACCACGACAGTATAATATTGGCTCTCAACCAATCAGACAGTAACACGTGTGCGAAGCAGTAAAATTCATAATCCCATTTTCTTGGCGTCAACCACGTGTCGGGATTCGCGTCAACTGTGACGGAAACACCCGTGAACCCCCTGTGACTTTAGCGGATCGTGTTCTAAAAGATCCAGATCTTCTGATGGATCCATAAATCCACGTGGCGCTCTCATCGGCCGTTGGAATTTCGCCGTTGGATATTTCTGTGAGAAGAAGAGAAGCGTGAGCTCATTGGAAGACGAAAAGGTTAATTAAACAAGCAGTACGTCGCTTAGCCATGGCGTTAAATCGATGGTTGTTTAATTCGCCAGCTCTCACTATAAATACCTCCCGTTTCTTCCTTCCATCTTCATTCCCTTGCTTGATTTCTTCTGATTTCAATCTTTTAAGAACAAAGAAGGAACATTCTGTTTCTGGTATTATAATTTCTgtcattttctttagttttttttccctctttgaATCGTCTGTTTCTCTCAACTGATGAtgattttccatctctttttcaTACCTTAGAATTTGGATATCTACGTCGAGCCGGCGTTTTTCGGTGAAAGCTTTCAAGGTAAACTAATTAACGAACTTGAATTGGATAAATTAGTTCATAGCATTTTTTTCGGATTTTTCGTATATGTAATCTGATATTTTGATGGTTCAACAAATCTGATAATGTAGAAACGTCAAGCGAATAATCTAAACGGAAAAGAATTTGAATTAGAGTTAGAAACTAAAGAAATGACGATCAAACCGGCGGTACGGATCTCTGACCAGAAGCTCATCGTGAAAGACCGGACGATCTTGACGGGAGTACCGGATAATGTTATCGCAACATCCGGTTCGTCGTCCGGACCGGTGGAAGGGGTGTTTCTTGGGGCGGTTTTCGAGGAGGAGCAGAGCCGGCAGGTGGTTCCGTTGGGAACCTTGCGGGATGTAAGGTTCATGGCGTGTTTTCGGTTCAAGTTATGGTGGATGGCTCAAAAGATGGGCGATAAAGGGAAGGAAATTCCGTTAGAGACGCAGTTTCTGTTATTGGAGACGAAGGATGGGTCCCACTTGGAATCGGACGGTGGAAATGAAGAGAATCAGATCATATACACAGTGTTTCTTCCTCTGATTGAAGGATCATTCCGAGCTTGTCTTCAAGGCAACGGACAAGACGAGCTCGAGCTTTGCTTAGAAAGTGGCGATGTTAACACAAAAGCGTCGTCGTTTACGCACTCTTTGTTCATCCATGCCGGAACAGATCCGTTCGACGCAATCTCCGATGCGATGAAAGCTGTTAAACTCCATCTCAACACCTTCCGATTACGACAAGAGAAGAAACTTCCTGCAATTGTTGACTATTTTGGATGGTGTACATGGGACGCCTTCTACCAGGAGGTTACTCAAGACGGCGTCGAGGCCGGACTGGAGTCTCTCGCTGCTGGTGGAGCGCCGCCGAAGTTTGTGATAATCGACGACGGATGGCAATCGACTGCTGGCGATCCACAGGAGGAGAACGGGGAACAACCGAAGCAGCCGCCATTGCAGAGGCTGACAGGGATCAGAGAGAATTCGAAGTTCCAGAAGAAGGAAGATCCAACAGAAGGGATCAAGAACATCGTGAACATCGCGAAAAACAAGTACGGATTGAAGTTTGTGTATGTATGGCATGCGATTACTGGATATTGGGGAGGACTTCGAACTGGTGTGAAGGATATGGAGGAATACGGATCGGCGATGCAGTATCCAAAGGTATCTAAAGGCGTTTTTGAGAATGAACCGATATGGAAGAACGACGCGTTGGCTTTGCAAGGATTAGGGCTAATGAACCCCAAGAACGTTTACAAATTTTACAATGAACTTCACAGTTACCTCGCCTCCGCCGGAATCGACGGAGTCAAAGTGGACGCACAGAGCATATTGGAGACTCTCGGCGCCGGGTTCGGTGGCCGAGTTGAGTTGACTCGGCAATATCACCAGGCTTTGGATGCGTCAGTGGCTAGAAATTTTCCAGATAACGGTATTATTGCTTGTATGAGCCATCATACAGATGCTATATATTGGTAAGTGAACAGAAATTCATCAATTACCATGTTCAATTTAGTGCGGATGATTAGGGAAAATGAGAGAACggatttttgttttgatttcagTGCGAAACAGACGGCGGTTGTGAGAGCTTCCGATGACTTCTATCCGAGAGATCCGGTGTCGCATACGATTCACATAGCAGCAGTGGCTTACAATAGCGTTTTTCTTGGAGAGATTATGCAGCCTGATTGGGATATGTTCCATTCCCTTCATTCTGCCGCCGAGTACCACGCTTCCGCCAGGGCGATTAGTGGTGGCCCTGTTTATGTCAGGTAACCATCAATCAATCATACCTCacaattgattaattttttttctattaaataataaattttcgaAAATAAGTGAGTCTTACAAAGtagattaaaatgaaaaaaagtaaCAATGTTCGTTAAGTTTGAACTTATATTTGATGTGACTCAActataagattaaattaaatatattatgtataagttgatatttaatatatgaatttcataagttaattgtttataatttttttagtttttctttaaattatatgataaaagtaaaagaaaaaatcattgttatataactttatttttttttaaaaaaattacatgatGTAAATtgtaagatattttatttaatataatttatttgtacAAATTAAGGAAGACAATTACCATAAAAATGTTgagttattcaaaattttattgataCAGGGTGAAATAGATAGGAAAGCAATAATATATAAAAGGATAATAttgtaatttaaaatagttAGTTAGAGAGTGGTAAATTTTTAATGTGAGTTTTGAAGTTGTCTacttctaaaatatatatattaagttatgCTTAAAAGTGTTTGATATTAGCTTACTTTGTGATCTATAAATAATCTAGACCATGGTAATCTATCATTTAATCTCTGAGAGATGTTCCTATTTGACACAAGGAAATTATTCTAAGTTAATAAGGTGTAGTGGTCAATAGTTTTGTTGAGGTATCTGGTGTGTTTTTCAGTATATTAAAGATAAGTTGTAACGGATAAGGAAGTTCTAAAATAAGAGTTGACAACTGGATCATACCATGTTTGACACTAATCTTAATAGCCAGATATTTGTTATATtccatcttaaaaaaaaatacaagacaTCTTTATATTCATTGATTCATTAAAGTTAAGTGGTAATTGATAAAATGTCTTAAAATAGAAGTGAACAATAAGATTAGGCCATATTAGACCCAagagaattatttaaaatttcgtGATAAGGTAGATACTTCTTATAAGTCTTATCAATAAGACATTCATTATATTCCatctaaaaaaaagtaagacTTCTATTATATTCTTTGATACGTTAAAGTTATAGAACCACACTATATTATCACGGTCAACTATATAATTTATCCTATTAAATGAAAAACATTAACCCATTATCCTCATCCTCGGCGGATAGCGGGAATCGAACCCGCATCTTCTCCTTGGCAAGGAGAAATTTTACCATTCAACTATATccgcatttttttttatctgcaATGTATAGTTATCAGTGCAGAGTTAGCCTATTATACTAGGCTAttaatctgtctcttatacacatctagatgtgtataagagacaggtgcagAGTTAGCCTATTATACTAGGCTATTAATACTAGGTTAGAGTATACTAGgctatttttatataatttatatatagatTTAACCAAAGTGTTAATTGATatgaaggttttaaaattccagTTAACAATAGAATCGTGTTACAGCAAACATGAgaagttttaaatatttaatgataAAGTAGATACAGTCTTGTATGTTTAGAAGTCCGTAGGTCTgtattcttttttgttttttaaatattaatagaaTCTATTATATTCTTTAACACATTAAagttatgtgataattgattAGGTAGAAACAATTCATATTCTTTAATATATAAAGGTTAGGGAACTATTTAAACTTTgttgaagtaaaaaaaaactagataaGTATTGGAccaaagaatttgagttttcaaCATGTTAATCTGATGTTACTTTCCCTATCTCATCAGTGATGCTCCGGGGAAGCATAACTTCGAGCTTCTGAAGAAATTAGTGCTACCCGACGGCTCAGTGCTTAGAGCAAGCTTGCCTGGACGGCCAACACGGGACTGTTTATTCTCAGATCCAGCACGAGATGGAGTTAGGTGAGTGTCTTTGTTTTGGATTTGAAAaccttttcccttttccttcaCTTTTTGAGCCATTTTCTTCTCACAATTTGATTGAATTTGTTTGGTGTTTTTGGTTTGGATTTGAATGCCCTTTTCTTGGTCTTTTGTTTTccatttgaaaaaaagaaaagaaatactAAGGACAGTGATTACACTTATCTTTTGGTATTCCACACAGTGAGATATTGCCgaagttttctttctttttaaagaaatatttttgagttttttcttcAAGTGTGTGGTAGTTGTAAGTAGTCAAAAGATAGTGCAACCCACTATATACCATTCGTTCGCACTATGATTCTTTTAATGATAGTGAaactaaattcatttttaaaaaatttaacgtGGTAAATAAT comes from Benincasa hispida cultivar B227 chromosome 2, ASM972705v1, whole genome shotgun sequence and encodes:
- the LOC120070543 gene encoding probable galactinol--sucrose galactosyltransferase 6 isoform X1, with the protein product MALNRWLFNSPALTINTSRFFLPSSFPCLISSDFNLLRTKKEHSVSDLRIWISTSSRRFSVKAFKKRQANNLNGKEFELELETKEMTIKPAVRISDQKLIVKDRTILTGVPDNVIATSGSSSGPVEGVFLGAVFEEEQSRQVVPLGTLRDVRFMACFRFKLWWMAQKMGDKGKEIPLETQFLLLETKDGSHLESDGGNEENQIIYTVFLPLIEGSFRACLQGNGQDELELCLESGDVNTKASSFTHSLFIHAGTDPFDAISDAMKAVKLHLNTFRLRQEKKLPAIVDYFGWCTWDAFYQEVTQDGVEAGLESLAAGGAPPKFVIIDDGWQSTAGDPQEENGEQPKQPPLQRLTGIRENSKFQKKEDPTEGIKNIVNIAKNKYGLKFVYVWHAITGYWGGLRTGVKDMEEYGSAMQYPKVSKGVFENEPIWKNDALALQGLGLMNPKNVYKFYNELHSYLASAGIDGVKVDAQSILETLGAGFGGRVELTRQYHQALDASVARNFPDNGIIACMSHHTDAIYCAKQTAVVRASDDFYPRDPVSHTIHIAAVAYNSVFLGEIMQPDWDMFHSLHSAAEYHASARAISGGPVYVSDAPGKHNFELLKKLVLPDGSVLRASLPGRPTRDCLFSDPARDGVSLLKIWNLNKFTGVIGIYNCQGAAWNSQERKNTFHDTNSDAITGYVKGRDVHAISEVATDPDWNGDCAFYRHCSGDLITLPYNSALPVSLKVLDFDVFTITPIKVLAPGFSFAPLGLIDMYNAGGAIEGLKYEVKDGAELVEADGVSEGNEVVGGRPENRSSELVGIVHLEVKGCGRFGAYSSAKPRRCTVDSSVVEFGYDSESGLVTLGIDKLPEGDLKVHDVKIEL
- the LOC120070543 gene encoding probable galactinol--sucrose galactosyltransferase 6 isoform X2 encodes the protein MTIKPAVRISDQKLIVKDRTILTGVPDNVIATSGSSSGPVEGVFLGAVFEEEQSRQVVPLGTLRDVRFMACFRFKLWWMAQKMGDKGKEIPLETQFLLLETKDGSHLESDGGNEENQIIYTVFLPLIEGSFRACLQGNGQDELELCLESGDVNTKASSFTHSLFIHAGTDPFDAISDAMKAVKLHLNTFRLRQEKKLPAIVDYFGWCTWDAFYQEVTQDGVEAGLESLAAGGAPPKFVIIDDGWQSTAGDPQEENGEQPKQPPLQRLTGIRENSKFQKKEDPTEGIKNIVNIAKNKYGLKFVYVWHAITGYWGGLRTGVKDMEEYGSAMQYPKVSKGVFENEPIWKNDALALQGLGLMNPKNVYKFYNELHSYLASAGIDGVKVDAQSILETLGAGFGGRVELTRQYHQALDASVARNFPDNGIIACMSHHTDAIYCAKQTAVVRASDDFYPRDPVSHTIHIAAVAYNSVFLGEIMQPDWDMFHSLHSAAEYHASARAISGGPVYVSDAPGKHNFELLKKLVLPDGSVLRASLPGRPTRDCLFSDPARDGVSLLKIWNLNKFTGVIGIYNCQGAAWNSQERKNTFHDTNSDAITGYVKGRDVHAISEVATDPDWNGDCAFYRHCSGDLITLPYNSALPVSLKVLDFDVFTITPIKVLAPGFSFAPLGLIDMYNAGGAIEGLKYEVKDGAELVEADGVSEGNEVVGGRPENRSSELVGIVHLEVKGCGRFGAYSSAKPRRCTVDSSVVEFGYDSESGLVTLGIDKLPEGDLKVHDVKIEL